The following are from one region of the Gemmatimonadaceae bacterium genome:
- a CDS encoding TPM domain-containing protein, whose amino-acid sequence MPAPTGLVNDFANVIDEAAESRMTRVAEDVRAKSRGEIAIVTLPSIGVENVADVALRIGREWKVGKVGNPGDPTRNAGAVILLVPKETNSDGRGRCFVLTGQGTEGFITDATAAEICREATPAFRVRDYSTGIELITLRTAQRFANEFNFSIDTALVPVEPVYAPRRQSRGIPPFVFVILFFIVLQVLSRASRRGQQGKRGRRDGCGGGMPIIMPIPMGGRGGSWGGGGFGGGGGGFGGFGGGGGFAGGGGGSDW is encoded by the coding sequence TTGCCAGCACCAACCGGGCTGGTCAACGATTTTGCGAATGTCATCGATGAAGCGGCTGAAAGCCGGATGACGCGTGTCGCCGAGGATGTGCGGGCCAAATCGCGGGGCGAGATCGCAATCGTGACGCTGCCAAGTATCGGCGTTGAGAACGTTGCCGACGTGGCGCTGCGAATCGGCCGGGAATGGAAAGTGGGGAAAGTGGGAAATCCCGGCGATCCCACGCGAAATGCCGGCGCGGTGATTCTGCTGGTGCCGAAGGAGACGAATTCCGACGGCCGGGGCCGCTGTTTCGTGCTTACAGGGCAGGGAACCGAGGGATTCATTACTGACGCAACAGCCGCTGAGATCTGCCGCGAGGCAACGCCGGCGTTCAGGGTACGCGATTACTCGACTGGAATCGAGCTGATCACCCTTCGAACGGCGCAGCGTTTCGCCAACGAGTTCAATTTTTCGATCGATACCGCGCTCGTCCCGGTTGAGCCGGTTTATGCCCCGCGCAGGCAGAGCCGCGGGATTCCGCCATTTGTATTCGTCATTCTTTTTTTCATTGTTCTTCAGGTTTTGAGCAGGGCGAGTCGCCGCGGCCAGCAGGGTAAGCGCGGCAGGCGCGACGGGTGTGGCGGAGGGATGCCGATCATCATGCCAATTCCGATGGGGGGAAGAGGCGGAAGCTGGGGCGGCGGAGGGTTTGGCGGGGGAGGCGGCGGGTTTGGCGGCTTCGGCGGCGGTGGCGGTTTTGCCGGCGGCGGCGGGGGATCGGATTGGTAA
- a CDS encoding thioredoxin domain-containing protein, producing the protein MTTIQVNFSAAMLLTLLTSACGPTNGAPRPAESTPSPASATAISTPAQAAVTDPVVAAADRGRVLGDTSAKTWVIVASDFQCPFCKTWHDETYRALVAEYVRTGKVKLAYINYPLSQHRNAIPTAEAAMCAGAQGKFWEYHDGLFETQAQWGPMSSPRTLLDSIATRVGVNNPAWKACVDGGKMRSLIEADQARAQAAGVRSTPSFLIGNQIFLGSQPIEALRPALDSAIARK; encoded by the coding sequence ATGACGACCATTCAAGTCAACTTCAGTGCCGCAATGCTCCTGACGCTGCTGACGAGCGCCTGCGGACCGACCAACGGCGCCCCTCGGCCAGCCGAAAGCACGCCTTCGCCAGCGAGCGCCACCGCCATATCGACACCTGCGCAGGCAGCCGTAACTGATCCTGTCGTCGCCGCTGCCGACCGCGGCCGCGTGCTCGGCGACACGTCGGCGAAAACATGGGTGATAGTCGCGAGCGATTTTCAGTGTCCGTTCTGCAAGACGTGGCACGACGAAACCTATCGGGCGCTCGTTGCGGAATATGTACGGACGGGTAAGGTAAAGCTGGCGTATATCAATTATCCCCTGTCGCAACATCGAAATGCGATCCCGACGGCGGAAGCCGCCATGTGTGCGGGCGCGCAGGGGAAATTCTGGGAGTATCACGACGGCTTGTTTGAAACCCAGGCTCAATGGGGGCCGATGTCATCCCCACGAACGCTGCTCGACTCCATTGCGACCCGCGTCGGCGTGAACAATCCGGCATGGAAGGCATGCGTCGATGGCGGGAAGATGCGATCGCTGATCGAAGCGGATCAGGCGCGCGCTCAGGCAGCAGGTGTTCGGTCGACCCCGAGCTTCCTGATTGGGAACCAGATTTTCCTGGGCTCGCAGCCAATCGAGGCACTTCGTCCGGCGCTAGATTCGGCAATAGCAAGGAAGTGA
- a CDS encoding glycosyltransferase N-terminal domain-containing protein, with amino-acid sequence MFSRALVAVAPRHSSKLLTALSARRGLLQRYRQWAETNRDMDRPLVWLHAPSVGEGLQALPVLERFRERHADSQIVYTFFSPSAKQFAAKMGADFADYLPFDSSDAADPILDALRPSALIFSKLDVWPFLVERASLRGTKLGLLSATMPQSSGRMSRIAKAALTDAYGALDAVGAIAPGDAQRLIEVGVRPERLIVTGDTRYDQVWSRAGETSQARAQLLERFRDPRPTLVAGSTWRSDEERLLPAWVQVRRAMPAVRLIIAPHELSAKRLASIERWAATASLSVARTSDPAGAQADVVLVDQYGILGDLYAVGDAAYVGGGFRGAGLHSLLEPAAFGIPVIVGPRHLDNRDAALLVAGGGAARCTGVGDIATRIRIWFGNAEVLRKARSGARRVVESELGAADRSVEIAESLVYGTALSVMGRP; translated from the coding sequence ATGTTCAGCCGGGCATTGGTGGCCGTGGCACCCCGGCATTCTTCGAAGTTGCTCACTGCTCTCAGCGCCCGGCGCGGGCTGCTGCAACGTTATCGGCAATGGGCAGAGACGAATCGGGACATGGACCGGCCCCTCGTGTGGCTGCACGCACCGTCGGTTGGCGAAGGTCTTCAGGCGCTCCCGGTGCTGGAGAGATTCCGGGAACGGCATGCCGACTCACAGATCGTCTATACTTTTTTTTCGCCAAGCGCCAAACAGTTTGCGGCAAAGATGGGCGCGGATTTCGCCGACTACCTGCCATTCGATTCGAGCGACGCTGCCGACCCGATTCTTGACGCTCTGCGACCTTCCGCGCTGATCTTCAGCAAGCTTGACGTCTGGCCGTTTCTTGTGGAGCGCGCATCCCTGCGCGGGACGAAGCTCGGGCTGTTGAGCGCGACGATGCCGCAATCATCCGGTAGAATGTCCCGGATCGCGAAAGCGGCGCTTACTGACGCCTACGGTGCACTCGACGCTGTAGGCGCCATCGCTCCCGGCGACGCACAGAGATTGATCGAAGTCGGTGTGCGCCCTGAGCGGTTGATCGTTACCGGCGACACGCGGTACGATCAGGTCTGGTCACGTGCCGGCGAAACGTCGCAGGCCCGAGCACAACTTCTGGAGCGGTTTCGCGATCCAAGACCGACGCTGGTGGCCGGGTCGACCTGGCGGAGCGACGAAGAACGGCTGCTGCCGGCATGGGTGCAGGTCCGTCGCGCGATGCCTGCCGTGCGGCTGATAATCGCACCACACGAACTATCGGCCAAGCGCCTCGCATCAATCGAGCGCTGGGCCGCGACTGCTTCGCTTTCAGTTGCGCGAACAAGTGACCCGGCGGGAGCCCAGGCCGATGTTGTGCTGGTAGATCAGTACGGCATTCTTGGCGACTTGTATGCAGTCGGAGATGCAGCATACGTTGGCGGAGGTTTTCGCGGTGCCGGACTGCACTCTCTGCTCGAGCCGGCAGCGTTCGGAATACCGGTAATTGTCGGACCCAGACACCTCGACAACCGCGACGCCGCCCTGCTTGTGGCGGGTGGAGGAGCGGCGCGTTGCACGGGCGTGGGGGACATAGCGACGCGAATCAGGATCTGGTTCGGGAATGCCGAGGTGCTCAGAAAGGCGCGGTCCGGAGCGCGCCGGGTGGTTGAATCGGAACTGGGCGCCGCGGACCGCTCAGTGGAGATTGCCGAGTCGCTGGTCTACGGCACTGCGCTGTCGGTGATGGGACGCCCGTAG
- a CDS encoding EAL domain-containing protein — MPNYRRFFRRGESPKVPTVPESIDPIRQRIHDRKELLVLYFNFDRYTKIEEIYGWEQLDQILETTADAMREFFEGSVLRGSQMMVSFNNDDDFVLFHVPQAGEPVPTDDEITALTAQLHEIIAAKVEEMHGEDIAALFDTFVGRAHIHFDSKIRLERQLYRAIREAASSSNSVEQREFGRKAADLRETLRIGALYIDYHPIVVADTKDIFGYEALARGKMKSMRRPEVMFEVAAQTDMIWELSRLCRNTAIGGMDERLQENQLLFINVDPHDFTDPMFTEMDLDVPDPSRVVLEITERTAIRDYPKFRGRLKDFRDRGYRFAVDDAGSGYAGLGSIANLEPDFIKLDISLINCINDNFIKQSMVEMVVRFANDQKAMVIAEGVETKEEYDTVKQLGVHLVQGFYLHPPAPPPATPGATA, encoded by the coding sequence TTGCCCAATTACCGCCGTTTTTTTCGGCGTGGAGAATCGCCCAAAGTCCCGACTGTACCGGAAAGCATCGATCCCATCCGACAGCGCATTCACGACCGGAAGGAACTGCTCGTTCTGTACTTCAACTTCGATCGCTACACAAAGATTGAAGAGATTTATGGCTGGGAACAGCTCGACCAGATACTCGAAACGACCGCGGACGCGATGCGCGAGTTTTTCGAGGGCAGCGTTCTCAGGGGTTCACAGATGATGGTGAGCTTCAACAACGATGACGACTTCGTCCTGTTTCATGTGCCTCAGGCGGGAGAGCCGGTTCCCACTGACGACGAGATCACGGCGCTCACCGCTCAGCTCCATGAGATCATTGCCGCAAAAGTCGAGGAGATGCACGGAGAGGACATCGCTGCTCTGTTCGACACGTTCGTCGGCCGTGCACACATTCATTTCGATTCGAAAATACGGCTGGAGCGCCAGTTGTACCGGGCAATCCGCGAGGCGGCCAGCTCGTCAAACAGCGTCGAACAGAGAGAGTTCGGGCGTAAGGCCGCCGATCTGAGAGAGACACTCCGCATCGGTGCTTTATACATCGACTATCACCCGATTGTGGTCGCGGACACCAAGGATATTTTCGGATATGAAGCGCTGGCGCGCGGAAAAATGAAAAGCATGCGCCGGCCGGAAGTGATGTTCGAGGTGGCCGCTCAGACAGACATGATCTGGGAATTGAGCCGCCTCTGCCGCAACACTGCCATCGGTGGAATGGATGAGCGTCTGCAAGAAAACCAGCTGTTGTTCATCAATGTCGATCCGCATGATTTCACAGATCCGATGTTCACCGAGATGGATCTGGACGTGCCGGACCCGAGCCGGGTGGTATTGGAGATCACCGAAAGAACGGCCATCCGCGACTATCCCAAATTCCGCGGCCGGCTGAAAGACTTTCGCGATCGCGGATACAGATTCGCCGTCGATGACGCGGGCAGCGGTTATGCCGGGCTGGGTTCGATCGCCAACCTCGAGCCCGATTTCATCAAACTCGACATTTCATTGATCAACTGCATCAACGACAATTTCATCAAGCAGAGCATGGTTGAAATGGTCGTCAGGTTTGCGAACGACCAGAAAGCGATGGTGATTGCGGAAGGCGTGGAGACCAAAGAGGAATACGACACTGTGAAGCAGCTCGGCGTACATCTGGTTCAGGGATTTTATCTGCACCCCCCCGCGCCACCGCCGGCCACGCCTGGCGCAACGGCCTGA
- a CDS encoding LemA family protein, which yields MKRHVLMLLAPLALAGCGYNRIQTLDEQAAQSKQQIEVQLQRRAELVPNLVATVKGYASQEEAIFTQVATARAGLLGAVRSGDPGQQVAANNQLTGALNRLLAISEAYPQLKSDQNFLRLQDELAGTENRIAVSRSDYNTAVGTYNTYIRGFPQKLTAMVTGANARTYYDAPAGADVAPTVDFSKPRGVITR from the coding sequence ATGAAACGCCACGTTCTGATGTTGCTCGCTCCGCTGGCGCTCGCCGGCTGTGGATACAACCGGATACAGACGCTCGATGAGCAGGCAGCACAGTCGAAGCAGCAGATCGAAGTTCAGCTTCAGCGCCGCGCAGAGCTGGTGCCGAATCTGGTTGCGACCGTGAAGGGATACGCCAGTCAGGAGGAGGCGATCTTCACTCAGGTTGCGACTGCACGGGCTGGACTTCTCGGTGCCGTGCGATCGGGCGATCCAGGGCAGCAGGTTGCCGCAAACAATCAGTTGACGGGCGCGCTTAACCGACTGCTCGCGATCTCCGAGGCGTATCCGCAGCTCAAGTCCGATCAGAATTTTCTGCGGCTGCAGGACGAACTCGCCGGTACCGAGAACAGGATTGCGGTTTCGCGGAGCGATTACAATACGGCTGTCGGAACATACAACACGTACATCCGCGGATTTCCGCAGAAGCTCACGGCGATGGTTACCGGGGCGAATGCGCGGACGTACTACGATGCCCCTGCTGGCGCGGACGTCGCGCCGACAGTGGATTTCTCGAAGCCGCGCGGCGTGATTACGCGGTAG